A genomic segment from Geitlerinema sp. PCC 7407 encodes:
- a CDS encoding branched-chain amino acid ABC transporter permease: protein MDGQQLAQLLINGIAVGSIIALAAVGLTLTYGILRLANFAHGDFMTLGAYLTLLFNGFGINVWVAMGLGAAGTVGAMVLSEKLLWAPMRDRRATSTTLIIISIGLALFLRNGIIFLWGSSNQAYDLPVAAALNVFGLRIAYYRIVVVVMAIAAILGLHYLLRNTKIGKAMRAVADNLDLARVSGINVDQVVLWTWVIAGTLTALGGGMYGLITAVRPNMGWFLILPMFASVILGGIGNPYGAIAGAFVIGIVQELSTYFLPTEYKLAVALLVMIAVLLFRPQGLFKGTM from the coding sequence ATGGACGGACAACAACTTGCTCAGCTGCTCATCAACGGCATTGCCGTGGGCAGCATTATTGCCCTGGCAGCCGTCGGTTTGACCCTCACCTACGGTATCTTGCGGCTGGCCAACTTCGCCCACGGGGACTTTATGACCCTGGGGGCCTATCTGACGCTGCTATTTAATGGCTTTGGCATCAATGTCTGGGTAGCCATGGGCCTAGGAGCGGCGGGCACCGTGGGCGCGATGGTGCTGAGCGAAAAGCTGCTCTGGGCACCGATGCGGGACCGGCGAGCCACCTCAACGACCCTGATTATTATTTCCATTGGCCTGGCGCTGTTCTTGCGCAACGGAATTATTTTCCTGTGGGGCAGCAGCAACCAGGCCTACGATCTGCCAGTTGCCGCAGCGCTGAACGTGTTTGGGCTCCGGATCGCCTACTACCGCATCGTGGTGGTGGTGATGGCGATCGCGGCGATTTTGGGCCTGCACTACCTCCTGCGCAACACCAAGATCGGCAAGGCCATGCGGGCAGTGGCAGACAACCTGGATCTAGCGCGGGTGTCTGGCATCAATGTGGATCAGGTCGTCCTGTGGACCTGGGTGATTGCCGGGACGCTGACGGCCCTAGGAGGCGGCATGTACGGCCTGATCACGGCGGTGCGGCCCAATATGGGCTGGTTCTTGATTTTGCCGATGTTTGCCTCTGTCATTTTGGGCGGGATTGGCAACCCCTACGGCGCGATCGCCGGGGCCTTTGTCATCGGCATTGTCCAAGAGCTGAGCACCTATTTCTTGCCCACCGAGTACAAGCTCGCCGTGGCCCTGCTGGTCATGATTGCCGTGCTGCTGTTTCGGCCTCAGGGCTTGTTTAAGGGCACGATGTAG
- the recR gene encoding recombination mediator RecR — translation MRYPPTQRRFPVYTRPLARLIEQFQRLPGVGPKTAQRLALHILKRPEEEVYALAQALVEAKQQVGVCSVCFHLSAEPVCEICRAPSRDSTTVCVVADSRDVIALERTREYKGKYHVLGGLISPMDGIGPDQLNIQPLVRRVSQNGIQEVILAISPSVEGETTTLYVGQLLKPFTRVTRIAFGLPMGGDLEYADEVTLARALEGRRELD, via the coding sequence GTGAGGTATCCCCCGACCCAAAGGAGGTTTCCCGTTTACACGCGTCCCCTTGCCCGCCTAATCGAACAGTTTCAGCGTCTTCCGGGCGTTGGGCCTAAAACGGCTCAGCGGCTTGCTCTTCATATCCTCAAGCGCCCCGAAGAAGAAGTCTATGCCCTTGCTCAGGCCCTCGTGGAGGCCAAGCAGCAAGTGGGCGTTTGCTCTGTCTGCTTTCACTTGTCTGCCGAGCCGGTGTGCGAAATCTGCCGGGCTCCCAGCCGCGACAGCACCACGGTCTGTGTGGTCGCCGACTCCCGAGATGTCATCGCGCTGGAGCGGACGCGCGAGTACAAAGGGAAGTACCACGTGCTGGGGGGGCTGATTTCGCCCATGGACGGCATCGGGCCAGACCAGCTCAATATTCAGCCTTTGGTGCGTCGGGTCAGCCAAAACGGAATCCAGGAGGTGATCCTGGCCATTAGTCCCAGCGTCGAAGGGGAGACGACGACGCTCTACGTCGGTCAGCTGCTCAAGCCCTTCACCCGGGTCACTCGGATTGCCTTTGGGCTGCCGATGGGCGGCGACTTGGAGTATGCCGACGAAGTGACCCTGGCCCGCGCCCTAGAAGGTCGCCGCGAGCTCGACTGA
- a CDS encoding FAD-binding oxidoreductase, with amino-acid sequence MTATPSPVINWDAVQRDLVNLELIADPAQITKLSQDYYTFSPVLVPLLSDKRGDLVVRPANVDEILQVARVCVQHRVPLTVRGAGTGNYGQCVPLQGGIILDVSRLNQIHWIRPGLACVEPGVKMAAFDKEARPQGWELRMVPSTYRTATIGGFIAGGSGGIGSITYGQLRDRGNLQALKVVTMEDEPRIIELRGDDVQKVNHAYGVNGIIVELEMPLAPAYPWTELIVAFEDFLAAARFGQALGESDGIIKKLISIHAWPIPSYFVPFRDRIPEGQHCALLMVAEPSLEPLQDLVREYGGTICYDKPAQDTHRGTAIGEFTWNHTTLHARSVDPDFTYLQTLLPPDPEFAFLDHLYHHFGDEVLLHLEFLRFHGKVRPAALQLVRYTTEERLNEIIRYHEERGAFIFNPHTYILEDGGMKTINREQLQFKEQVDPYGLLNPGKMRAWLER; translated from the coding sequence ATGACCGCAACGCCTTCGCCTGTTATCAACTGGGACGCTGTCCAGCGCGACTTGGTCAATCTGGAGCTGATCGCAGACCCGGCCCAGATCACCAAGCTTTCCCAGGATTACTACACCTTTAGCCCGGTGCTGGTGCCCCTCTTGAGCGATAAGCGGGGCGACCTGGTGGTGCGTCCGGCCAACGTTGACGAGATTCTCCAGGTGGCTCGGGTCTGCGTCCAGCATCGGGTGCCCCTGACCGTGCGCGGGGCGGGCACCGGCAACTACGGCCAGTGTGTGCCCTTGCAGGGCGGCATCATCCTGGACGTGAGCCGTCTCAACCAGATTCACTGGATCCGGCCCGGGCTGGCCTGCGTGGAGCCCGGCGTGAAAATGGCGGCCTTTGACAAAGAAGCGCGCCCCCAGGGCTGGGAGCTGCGCATGGTGCCCTCGACCTACCGCACGGCGACGATCGGGGGCTTCATTGCAGGGGGCAGTGGCGGCATTGGCTCGATTACCTACGGCCAGCTGCGCGATCGCGGCAATCTCCAGGCCCTCAAGGTCGTCACCATGGAGGACGAGCCCCGCATCATCGAGCTGCGGGGAGACGACGTCCAGAAGGTCAACCACGCCTACGGCGTCAACGGCATCATTGTGGAACTGGAGATGCCCCTGGCCCCGGCCTACCCCTGGACCGAGCTGATCGTCGCCTTCGAAGATTTTCTGGCGGCGGCCCGCTTTGGTCAGGCCCTCGGAGAGTCGGACGGCATTATCAAAAAGCTGATCAGCATTCACGCTTGGCCGATTCCTAGCTACTTTGTGCCGTTTCGCGATCGCATTCCGGAAGGGCAGCACTGCGCCCTGCTGATGGTGGCTGAGCCCTCCCTAGAGCCGCTCCAGGACCTCGTGCGGGAGTACGGCGGCACGATCTGCTACGACAAGCCGGCCCAGGATACCCACCGGGGCACGGCGATCGGCGAATTTACCTGGAATCACACCACGCTCCATGCCCGCAGCGTCGATCCAGACTTTACCTATCTCCAGACTCTGCTGCCTCCGGATCCAGAGTTTGCGTTCCTAGATCATCTCTACCACCACTTCGGGGATGAGGTGCTTCTGCACCTGGAGTTTCTGCGATTCCACGGCAAGGTGCGGCCTGCGGCCCTACAGCTGGTGCGCTACACCACCGAAGAGCGCCTCAATGAGATCATTCGCTACCACGAGGAGCGGGGAGCGTTCATTTTCAATCCCCACACGTACATCCTCGAAGACGGCGGCATGAAAACCATTAACCGCGAGCAGCTCCAGTTCAAGGAGCAAGTAGATCCCTACGGCCTGCTCAATCCGGGCAAAATGCGCGCCTGGCTTGAGCGTTGA
- a CDS encoding heavy-metal-associated domain-containing protein, producing the protein MTLELKVPSMACDACAKTIAAAVTQLDPNAAIAADPKTKLVQVETQQSPEAVKAAIAAAGYPVES; encoded by the coding sequence ATGACTTTGGAACTCAAGGTGCCCAGCATGGCCTGTGATGCCTGCGCCAAAACCATTGCCGCTGCGGTGACGCAGCTCGATCCCAACGCGGCGATCGCTGCTGATCCCAAAACCAAACTCGTCCAGGTGGAAACCCAGCAGTCCCCCGAGGCCGTCAAGGCGGCGATCGCCGCTGCGGGCTATCCGGTAGAGTCTTAA
- the nrtS gene encoding nitrate/nitrite transporter NrtS has translation MSDHPNQRFPAALFNPEFAQTAWKVALVVGTVLFTINHGPALLQGKMTRERWISAAMTYMVPYMVNVHGQSVRRSRSTPAPPKELEKVGRP, from the coding sequence ATGTCTGACCATCCCAATCAGCGGTTTCCAGCAGCGCTATTCAACCCGGAGTTTGCCCAAACCGCTTGGAAGGTGGCGCTGGTGGTGGGGACCGTGCTCTTCACGATCAACCATGGCCCTGCCCTCCTCCAGGGGAAAATGACCCGGGAGCGCTGGATTTCGGCGGCGATGACCTACATGGTGCCCTACATGGTCAACGTCCACGGCCAGTCTGTGCGGCGATCGCGCTCTACCCCCGCGCCCCCCAAAGAGCTCGAGAAAGTGGGCCGCCCCTAA
- the lipA gene encoding lipoyl synthase, with amino-acid sequence MPEASGAIAPERPEWTQLPPWLRRPIGKASEISTVQRIIKQRQIYTICEEGRCPNRGECYAQKTATFLLMGPTCTRSCGFCQVDKGHSPMPLDAQEPEKIAESVRLLGLRYAVLTSVTRDDLPDQGAGHFAAVMERVRQENPAIAIEVLTPDFWGGHPQEAAAVQAQYERIATVVAAGPVCYNHNLETVRRLQGPVRRGAKYERSLRVLEMVKDLNPELPTKSGLMLGLGESEAEILETLQDLRKVGCDRLTLGQYLRPSLAHLPVERYWTPSEFERWGAIARSMGFSHVRSGPLVRSSYHAGENA; translated from the coding sequence ATGCCTGAAGCGTCAGGGGCGATCGCCCCTGAGCGGCCGGAGTGGACGCAGCTGCCGCCGTGGCTGCGACGCCCGATCGGCAAGGCTAGCGAGATTTCGACGGTGCAGCGCATCATCAAGCAGCGCCAGATTTACACCATCTGCGAGGAGGGCCGCTGTCCCAATCGGGGGGAGTGCTATGCCCAAAAAACCGCGACTTTTTTGCTGATGGGGCCGACCTGCACGCGCTCCTGCGGTTTTTGCCAGGTGGATAAAGGGCACTCGCCTATGCCCCTCGATGCCCAGGAACCGGAAAAAATCGCCGAGTCGGTGCGCCTGCTGGGGCTGCGCTATGCGGTGCTGACATCGGTGACCCGCGACGATCTGCCGGACCAGGGAGCGGGGCACTTTGCGGCGGTGATGGAGCGGGTGCGCCAGGAGAATCCGGCGATCGCCATTGAGGTGCTGACGCCCGACTTTTGGGGCGGCCATCCCCAGGAAGCAGCGGCGGTGCAGGCCCAGTACGAGCGCATTGCCACGGTCGTGGCGGCGGGGCCGGTGTGCTACAACCACAATCTGGAGACGGTGCGGCGGCTCCAGGGGCCGGTGCGGCGCGGCGCGAAGTACGAGCGATCGCTGCGGGTGCTGGAAATGGTCAAAGACCTCAACCCGGAGCTGCCGACCAAGTCAGGCCTGATGCTGGGCCTGGGGGAAAGCGAAGCAGAAATTTTGGAGACGCTCCAGGACTTGCGGAAGGTCGGCTGCGATCGCCTGACCTTGGGGCAGTACCTGCGGCCATCCCTGGCCCACCTGCCGGTGGAGCGCTACTGGACGCCGTCGGAGTTCGAGCGCTGGGGGGCGATCGCCCGCAGCATGGGCTTTAGCCACGTGCGATCGGGGCCTTTGGTGCGCAGCTCCTACCACGCCGGAGAAAACGCCTAG
- a CDS encoding PleD family two-component system response regulator has product MASHKILVIDDSKVIRMRVRDMLPKGNFEVLEAKDGVEGLNLIRQEHPNLIMLDFLLPKMSGWEVFQHIQSDATLQSIPLVLMSGRKEEVTEKLQEPFEFFEFIEKPFENKELIDAIKSAMAKARLPRTGKIAAPAAAATAPAAAAAAGGGADAAEVKALKEQVARMQAEINALKKQTAQILAFIKQKLK; this is encoded by the coding sequence GTGGCAAGTCACAAGATCCTGGTCATTGATGACAGCAAAGTCATCCGGATGCGCGTTCGGGACATGCTGCCCAAGGGAAACTTTGAAGTCCTCGAAGCCAAGGATGGAGTGGAAGGACTGAATCTGATTCGCCAAGAGCACCCCAACTTGATCATGCTCGACTTCCTGCTGCCCAAAATGAGCGGCTGGGAAGTTTTCCAGCACATCCAAAGCGATGCCACGCTTCAGAGCATTCCCCTCGTGCTCATGTCAGGGCGCAAAGAAGAAGTCACCGAAAAACTACAAGAACCCTTTGAGTTCTTTGAATTCATCGAAAAGCCCTTTGAGAACAAAGAGCTCATCGATGCCATCAAATCCGCCATGGCCAAGGCGCGGCTCCCCCGCACCGGCAAGATCGCCGCTCCTGCCGCCGCAGCCACCGCTCCTGCCGCCGCAGCCGCCGCTGGCGGTGGAGCCGATGCCGCCGAGGTCAAAGCCCTCAAAGAGCAAGTCGCCAGAATGCAGGCCGAGATCAACGCCCTCAAGAAACAAACGGCGCAAATCCTGGCTTTCATCAAGCAAAAGCTCAAATAG